A genomic stretch from Shewanella woodyi ATCC 51908 includes:
- the arcA gene encoding two-component system response regulator ArcA has protein sequence MQNPHILIVEDEAVTRNTLRSIFEAEGYVVTEANDGAEMHKAMQENKINLVVMDINLPGKNGLLLARELREINNIGLIFLTGRDNEVDKILGLEIGADDYITKPFNPRELTIRARNLLTRVNSTGAESEEKSAVEFYRFNGWSLEINSRSLVSPQGESYKLPRSEFRAMLHFVENPGKILSRADLLMKMTGRELKPHDRTVDVTIRRIRKHFESLPDTPEIIATIHGEGYRFCGNLEEA, from the coding sequence ATGCAAAACCCGCACATTCTAATCGTAGAAGATGAAGCCGTTACCCGGAACACGCTAAGAAGTATTTTCGAGGCCGAAGGATATGTGGTAACTGAAGCTAATGATGGCGCTGAGATGCATAAAGCCATGCAGGAAAACAAGATTAACTTAGTTGTTATGGACATTAATCTTCCTGGTAAAAATGGTCTTTTGTTAGCACGTGAACTTCGTGAAATCAACAACATCGGTCTAATCTTCCTAACAGGCCGTGATAACGAAGTTGATAAGATCTTAGGTCTTGAAATTGGTGCTGATGATTATATCACTAAGCCATTCAACCCACGTGAATTGACGATTCGTGCCCGTAACCTATTAACTCGTGTTAATAGCACAGGTGCTGAGTCTGAAGAGAAAAGCGCTGTCGAGTTCTACCGTTTCAACGGTTGGAGCTTAGAGATCAACAGCCGTTCATTGGTTAGCCCACAAGGCGAATCATACAAGCTGCCACGTAGTGAATTCCGCGCTATGCTGCATTTTGTTGAGAACCCAGGTAAGATCTTAAGCCGTGCTGATCTGCTAATGAAGATGACTGGTCGTGAGCTTAAGCCCCATGACCGTACTGTCGATGTGACAATCCGTCGTATCCGTAAGCACTTCGAAAGCTTGCCTGATACGCCAGAAATTATCGCAACTATTCACGGTGAAGGTTACCGTTTCTGCGGTAACTTAGAAGAGGCATAA
- a CDS encoding rhombosortase-dependent M36 family metallopeptidase, whose translation MNFNKTVIATVIGTALAGVTLSATSGDLKAAPNYKSFDNAQVIKKQNQQINVATASGMSNQYDAQLGKTTFRWAGKSQSVPSLGAVSLENKVSHAADYYLGKLTGFSSSKGGVAQSVLVNTHDLGRGSIIAKYKQEVSGVEVFNREFNIMMDREFNLVASSGYFASQRAATTVTSAIKDIEGAFGDASESISAAFGAMGGDKNSVTLSAKPLNGKYEKFAVTNMATDKILVGEPRAKKVFFEHKNKLVAAHYVEIETGASDSRESEYFSYVISAKTGEILFKKNLTSHAADFNYRIYADEDGKPWDSPHGNVMPAPEGSDVDAYLTAPYLDAPMVALTHGPISTMDPWLADDATSTMGNNVTAYVDAIAPQGLTNGDYLAETTSSNTFDYKYDDSEAEYSVNNRKAAIVNLFLMNNYLHDDYYDHGFDEAAGNAQTLNYDRGGVEGDALNVEVQDNSGFNNANMSTPADGGSPRMQMYLWETTQAVNGVDFGVTATSHASIGMLEDLGFAGFGPDVFEVSGDLVRLVDATDPVNDGCEAATNAAELAGKIAIIDRGACNFTQKVKNAQDAGSIAVIIANNRDGDATITMGGSDDTITIPSMMVSQNEGAAIYALLDADETVTVDMFKNDLSRVFKDSSWDNAIVAHEWGHYISNRLVGNGSGLSSNQARSMGEGFGDFHALLFGSEEADNLVTGNENYAGSYGDTTYVASFVNGIRQFPYSTNMDINPSTFAYVESNPQVHASGSVYGVMLWDAFIGLVNDERHTFDEAKDLMKDYLVAGYKMMPMAPTFTEGRDALLAAAYANDEDDYKVILGAFARRGMGLGAKSPSRFSTDHADVVESYKTDLATYTVAEHELDTNYEGMTVGYCSSDNILDKGETGTVSFTIQNGGNQALTGLTGEIVVESDHDVTFANDGMVTFDDVALFGSTTSSPIEFTLNEAATGDELVLKFVPELAEGMEADEYMLSTIVNVDFETRELVGSTQYEDLNTLSRLNDFTETVIVGGEMAKGTFGLDQWDDTDGLISGTGNSFTSDVGYETRPTSVGFDGEFTVSFWHLYNLETGYDGAVVEVSVNGGDWVDVTDMGATFAGDGYTDTGLDNTEAAIAGRSTFSGFNYGAETINFGESLNGNQVQFRFRIATDSAVVPDPVSGFASGWYIDDITFTNTQTSLFSDVVAGDTFACDNRLPSVTTSASAESVNEGQAVTLTSVTVDPNANDTHTYAWTQTSGTSATLTGADTSQVSFTAPDVSGDETLEFSVTVNDGTGDVVSTVSVQVKDIPEVVPPKEPLAKGSGGSTGLLTLLLLPLALLRRK comes from the coding sequence ATGAACTTTAATAAAACAGTGATAGCCACCGTTATTGGCACTGCGCTAGCAGGCGTCACATTAAGTGCGACAAGTGGTGATTTAAAAGCAGCTCCAAATTATAAATCATTTGATAATGCTCAAGTTATAAAAAAACAAAACCAACAAATCAATGTAGCTACAGCGAGTGGAATGAGTAATCAATATGATGCTCAATTAGGTAAAACGACTTTTAGATGGGCGGGTAAAAGCCAGTCTGTTCCAAGCTTAGGGGCTGTCTCGTTAGAGAATAAAGTTTCCCATGCTGCAGATTATTATCTAGGAAAATTAACAGGATTCTCATCATCTAAAGGCGGTGTTGCTCAATCTGTTTTGGTTAATACTCATGATTTAGGCCGTGGCTCAATTATTGCGAAATACAAGCAAGAAGTATCTGGTGTAGAAGTCTTTAATCGTGAGTTTAATATCATGATGGACAGGGAGTTTAATCTGGTTGCGTCATCTGGTTATTTTGCTTCCCAAAGAGCGGCTACAACTGTTACTTCAGCAATTAAAGATATCGAAGGTGCATTTGGAGATGCATCTGAGTCGATAAGTGCAGCATTTGGTGCTATGGGGGGAGATAAGAACTCTGTAACACTCAGTGCCAAGCCTTTAAACGGTAAGTATGAAAAGTTTGCTGTTACAAATATGGCTACGGATAAAATCCTGGTCGGTGAGCCTAGAGCTAAAAAAGTTTTCTTCGAGCATAAAAATAAACTGGTTGCAGCGCATTATGTTGAAATTGAAACGGGTGCCAGTGATAGCCGTGAATCGGAATATTTCAGCTACGTTATCTCTGCAAAAACTGGTGAAATTTTATTTAAGAAGAATCTAACAAGTCACGCAGCTGATTTTAATTATCGTATATATGCTGATGAAGATGGTAAACCATGGGATAGCCCTCACGGTAATGTTATGCCAGCCCCCGAAGGAAGTGATGTTGATGCTTACTTAACTGCCCCTTACTTAGATGCACCTATGGTAGCGTTAACTCATGGGCCAATTAGTACCATGGATCCTTGGTTAGCTGATGATGCAACTTCGACTATGGGTAATAATGTGACAGCATATGTTGACGCTATTGCACCACAGGGATTAACTAATGGTGATTATCTAGCTGAAACAACCAGCAGTAATACTTTTGATTACAAATATGATGATAGTGAGGCTGAGTACTCTGTAAATAATCGTAAGGCTGCGATTGTTAACTTGTTCCTGATGAATAACTATCTGCATGATGATTATTATGATCATGGTTTCGATGAAGCTGCCGGTAATGCGCAAACACTAAACTATGATCGTGGTGGTGTAGAAGGCGATGCCCTTAATGTTGAAGTTCAAGATAACTCAGGCTTTAACAATGCGAACATGAGTACACCGGCCGACGGTGGCTCACCACGTATGCAGATGTATTTATGGGAAACGACTCAAGCGGTAAATGGTGTTGATTTTGGCGTAACTGCGACATCTCATGCATCAATTGGTATGTTAGAAGATTTAGGTTTTGCAGGCTTCGGGCCTGATGTATTTGAGGTTTCTGGTGATTTAGTTCGACTTGTAGATGCTACCGACCCTGTTAACGATGGGTGTGAGGCTGCGACAAATGCTGCTGAACTTGCTGGTAAGATTGCAATCATTGACCGAGGTGCTTGTAACTTTACTCAAAAGGTTAAGAATGCCCAAGATGCAGGCTCTATTGCAGTGATTATTGCTAATAATAGGGATGGTGATGCAACAATAACCATGGGGGGAAGTGATGACACTATCACTATCCCAAGCATGATGGTTTCTCAAAATGAAGGTGCTGCAATTTATGCACTCTTAGATGCGGATGAAACTGTCACTGTAGATATGTTCAAAAATGATTTATCGAGAGTATTTAAAGATAGTTCATGGGATAACGCCATTGTTGCTCATGAGTGGGGCCACTACATCAGTAACCGTTTAGTAGGTAATGGTTCAGGGCTTAGTAGTAACCAGGCTCGTTCAATGGGTGAAGGCTTTGGTGACTTCCATGCTTTACTCTTTGGTTCTGAAGAGGCGGATAATTTAGTTACTGGTAATGAAAACTATGCTGGAAGCTATGGTGATACCACCTATGTTGCTAGTTTTGTTAATGGTATTCGCCAATTCCCATACTCTACTAATATGGATATTAATCCGTCGACATTTGCTTATGTTGAAAGTAACCCTCAAGTACATGCCTCTGGTTCGGTTTACGGAGTTATGCTATGGGATGCGTTTATTGGCTTAGTTAATGATGAACGTCATACGTTTGATGAAGCTAAAGACTTAATGAAAGATTATCTTGTTGCTGGTTATAAGATGATGCCTATGGCTCCAACTTTTACTGAAGGTCGAGATGCGTTATTAGCGGCAGCGTACGCAAATGATGAAGATGATTATAAAGTTATTCTTGGCGCATTTGCACGTCGTGGTATGGGGCTAGGTGCAAAATCACCGAGTCGCTTCTCAACAGATCATGCAGATGTTGTTGAGTCATATAAAACTGATTTAGCGACTTATACGGTGGCAGAGCATGAGTTAGATACTAATTATGAAGGTATGACAGTTGGTTACTGCTCAAGTGATAACATTCTAGATAAAGGCGAAACAGGTACTGTTAGCTTCACCATTCAAAATGGTGGTAATCAAGCGTTAACCGGCCTAACTGGCGAAATTGTTGTGGAAAGCGATCATGATGTTACTTTTGCCAATGACGGTATGGTTACATTCGATGATGTTGCTCTGTTTGGTTCAACGACTAGCTCCCCAATTGAATTTACACTTAATGAAGCTGCTACTGGTGATGAATTAGTACTTAAATTTGTGCCAGAACTTGCTGAAGGTATGGAAGCCGATGAATATATGCTTTCTACAATAGTTAATGTGGACTTTGAAACTCGTGAGTTAGTTGGAAGCACTCAGTATGAGGATTTAAATACGCTCTCTAGACTGAATGACTTCACAGAAACAGTTATTGTTGGCGGTGAAATGGCCAAGGGAACATTTGGTCTAGATCAATGGGATGACACTGATGGGTTGATCTCTGGAACTGGTAATAGCTTTACATCAGATGTCGGGTACGAAACACGCCCAACATCTGTTGGCTTCGATGGAGAGTTTACAGTTAGCTTCTGGCATCTATATAATCTAGAAACGGGTTATGATGGAGCAGTTGTTGAGGTTAGTGTGAATGGTGGTGACTGGGTTGATGTTACCGACATGGGGGCGACTTTTGCAGGTGATGGTTATACTGACACTGGCCTTGATAACACGGAAGCGGCTATTGCTGGTCGCTCTACATTCTCAGGGTTCAATTACGGTGCTGAAACCATTAATTTTGGTGAGAGTTTAAATGGTAATCAGGTTCAATTCCGTTTCCGTATTGCGACAGATTCAGCAGTAGTACCTGATCCAGTGTCTGGTTTTGCTTCAGGTTGGTATATTGATGACATTACCTTCACCAATACACAGACAAGCTTATTTTCTGATGTTGTTGCTGGTGACACCTTTGCATGTGATAACCGCTTACCTAGTGTGACTACAAGTGCCAGTGCTGAAAGTGTAAACGAAGGTCAAGCTGTAACATTAACTTCTGTGACAGTCGATCCAAATGCTAATGATACCCACACATATGCATGGACACAGACATCAGGAACTTCTGCCACATTAACTGGTGCCGATACAAGTCAGGTGAGCTTTACGGCTCCTGACGTCAGTGGTGATGAAACTCTAGAGTTTTCTGTAACCGTAAATGATGGAACTGGAGATGTTGTCTCTACAGTCAGCGTTCAGGTGAAGGATATACCAGAGGTTGTACCACCAAAAGAGCCTTTAGCTAAAGGTTCAGGTGGTTCTACAGGTCTACTTACTCTGTTATTACTACCGTTGGCGCTTCTTCGTCGTAAGTAA
- a CDS encoding DUF3293 domain-containing protein — protein MNQSNNQLWQCYQNARFLFTQPLSCEVSFAIITAHNPKGEILSACQNRLLDRQLQHEIEQLRQPYRAMVGTSVDHSHMEKSWAVSTTKDSALHLGRMFNQNAIYYVEHDKLQLVPCLLSPLHHKEQLIGHFSSRVSLVNELPDYL, from the coding sequence ATGAATCAGTCGAATAATCAGCTTTGGCAATGTTATCAAAATGCACGATTTCTATTTACTCAGCCCCTCTCTTGTGAAGTTTCCTTTGCCATCATTACCGCACATAATCCTAAAGGCGAGATCCTCTCTGCCTGCCAAAATCGACTTCTAGATAGACAACTGCAACATGAGATAGAGCAACTCAGACAACCATACCGTGCCATGGTCGGAACTTCAGTTGATCACAGTCATATGGAGAAAAGCTGGGCTGTTTCGACCACTAAAGATTCAGCCTTACATCTAGGCCGCATGTTTAATCAAAATGCTATCTACTATGTGGAACATGACAAATTGCAGCTTGTTCCCTGTCTTCTATCCCCTCTTCACCATAAAGAACAACTCATCGGCCACTTCTCATCCAGAGTTAGCTTAGTTAATGAGCTCCCCGATTATCTCTGA
- a CDS encoding succinylglutamate desuccinylase/aspartoacylase family protein encodes MRVSQTSLKVGELATGQDLTIPIFSLKAENGSAPNVYIQANVHGAEVQGNAVIYQLMQLLESYTLRGDITLVPLANPLGINQKSGEFTLGRFDPITGVNWNREYLDHKLDIAAWYSENQSLSNDEIIHAFRGNLLESCQARLNSEWGVTTGHQQAVLLQSMAHKADIVLDLHTGPKSCKHLYCPEYDAKAAAFFSIPYTLMIPNDFGGAMDESVFCPWWQLIEFMGTKGREMEIPVSAFTLELGSQENINLDDALIDAKGILAYLSHRGVITEKVEPAMMARHACYLRDYKKYHSPLGGIVEYQAEVGKPLKAGEPLANILRLDLYGSDKVLTPLKLEQDCVPILHFASASVYQGTELYKVMTNLFEI; translated from the coding sequence ATGCGTGTTTCCCAAACCTCATTAAAAGTTGGTGAGCTTGCCACAGGTCAGGACCTCACCATCCCCATATTCAGCCTTAAGGCTGAAAATGGCAGTGCACCGAATGTCTATATTCAGGCTAACGTGCATGGTGCTGAAGTTCAGGGCAACGCGGTTATCTATCAACTTATGCAGTTACTAGAGAGTTATACCCTGCGTGGCGATATCACACTGGTGCCTCTGGCAAACCCTTTAGGCATAAATCAAAAAAGCGGTGAGTTTACCCTAGGACGATTTGATCCCATAACAGGGGTGAACTGGAATAGAGAATACCTTGATCACAAATTAGATATTGCAGCTTGGTACAGTGAAAACCAAAGCCTCTCTAATGATGAGATAATCCATGCTTTTAGAGGTAACTTGCTTGAGTCTTGTCAAGCGCGACTAAATAGTGAATGGGGAGTCACAACAGGCCACCAGCAAGCAGTACTTTTACAATCAATGGCGCATAAGGCTGATATTGTACTCGACCTTCATACTGGGCCTAAGTCCTGTAAGCACCTCTACTGCCCTGAATATGACGCAAAAGCAGCGGCCTTTTTCTCTATCCCCTACACCTTAATGATCCCCAATGATTTCGGCGGTGCCATGGACGAGTCTGTTTTTTGTCCTTGGTGGCAACTGATTGAGTTTATGGGCACTAAAGGAAGAGAGATGGAGATCCCTGTATCAGCTTTTACACTGGAGCTAGGCTCTCAAGAAAATATTAACCTTGACGATGCACTCATCGATGCCAAGGGCATACTCGCTTATTTAAGCCACAGAGGGGTAATCACTGAAAAAGTAGAGCCTGCAATGATGGCACGCCATGCTTGCTACCTAAGAGATTACAAAAAATATCACTCCCCCCTAGGTGGCATAGTGGAGTACCAAGCTGAAGTTGGAAAACCACTAAAAGCTGGAGAGCCATTAGCCAATATACTTAGGTTAGATCTTTACGGCAGCGACAAGGTCCTCACCCCACTCAAGCTAGAGCAAGACTGCGTCCCAATACTCCACTTTGCCTCAGCATCGGTTTATCAAGGAACAGAGCTCTATAAAGTGATGACAAATCTGTTTGAGATTTAG
- the lysC gene encoding lysine-sensitive aspartokinase 3 translates to MSLIVAKFGGTSVADYSAMSRCADIIIANPNTRVVVVSASSGVTNLLVELTQEQTTDERRKQLIKQIAHIQYQILDDLGRPQEVAARLDSVLSRIAVLSESLSSNRCKATMDELLAQGEQCSSALFAAVLREKGETASAFDVRQVMRTDSHFGRAEPQIETIAKLANEQLFPLLSSQRIVTQGFIGADEAGSTTTLGRGGSDYSAALLAEALKASAVEIWTDVAGIYTTDPRLAPNASPIAEISFNEAAEMATFGAKVLHPATILPAVRQKIQVFVGSSREPERGGTWIRHQVEEAPVYRAVAVRRDQTLLNLHSLQMLHAQGFLAETFATLARHKISVDLITTSEVNVSLTLDKTGSDSAGNGLLSEALLQELSQHCRVRVEDSLALVAIVGNKIASTPGVCRRVFEVLEPHNVRMICQGASPHNLCVLVAESEAAQVVSALHENLFEA, encoded by the coding sequence ATGTCATTAATTGTAGCTAAATTTGGTGGGACCTCTGTTGCAGATTACTCAGCGATGAGTCGCTGTGCTGACATTATTATTGCCAACCCTAATACTCGAGTCGTCGTTGTCAGCGCTTCAAGCGGGGTAACTAACCTCTTAGTTGAATTAACTCAAGAGCAGACAACAGATGAGCGCAGAAAACAGCTCATTAAACAGATAGCACATATTCAATATCAAATTTTAGATGATCTTGGCAGACCTCAAGAGGTTGCCGCCCGTCTCGACAGTGTGCTGAGCCGTATTGCTGTACTCAGTGAGTCCCTAAGCAGTAATAGATGCAAAGCAACAATGGATGAACTATTAGCACAAGGGGAGCAGTGCTCATCAGCGCTCTTTGCGGCAGTGCTAAGAGAGAAAGGTGAAACCGCTAGCGCCTTTGATGTTAGACAAGTGATGCGTACCGATAGTCACTTTGGACGAGCAGAGCCTCAGATTGAGACCATTGCCAAACTTGCAAATGAGCAACTCTTCCCCTTATTAAGCTCACAACGAATTGTGACCCAAGGCTTTATTGGCGCCGATGAAGCAGGCTCTACTACCACCCTTGGCCGTGGTGGCAGCGACTATTCAGCAGCCCTGTTAGCGGAAGCCTTAAAGGCCTCAGCAGTTGAGATTTGGACTGATGTTGCAGGTATCTATACTACCGACCCTCGCCTTGCCCCTAACGCCTCTCCTATTGCAGAGATCAGCTTTAATGAAGCGGCAGAGATGGCTACTTTTGGTGCGAAGGTACTGCATCCAGCCACAATTTTACCCGCCGTTAGACAGAAAATTCAGGTGTTTGTAGGCTCCAGCCGTGAGCCAGAACGTGGTGGTACTTGGATCCGTCATCAGGTAGAAGAGGCGCCAGTATATCGCGCTGTTGCGGTGCGCCGCGATCAAACCTTACTCAACCTACACAGTTTGCAGATGCTCCATGCTCAAGGCTTCCTTGCCGAAACCTTTGCCACTCTTGCTAGGCACAAGATAAGTGTTGATTTGATCACCACCTCTGAGGTTAATGTCTCTTTAACCTTAGATAAAACAGGCTCGGATTCTGCTGGAAATGGTCTACTGAGTGAAGCCTTACTACAAGAGTTATCTCAACATTGCCGAGTTAGAGTCGAGGACAGCTTAGCGTTAGTTGCCATTGTGGGAAATAAAATCGCCTCGACGCCAGGTGTTTGCCGCCGGGTATTTGAAGTATTAGAACCCCATAACGTCAGGATGATCTGCCAAGGTGCCAGCCCCCATAATTTGTGTGTACTCGTAGCTGAATCTGAAGCGGCTCAAGTGGTCAGTGCATTGCACGAAAATCTATTCGAAGCTTAA